Part of the Geoalkalibacter ferrihydriticus DSM 17813 genome is shown below.
GGTGGAGGAAAGCAGCCCGCCGGTAATGGCGACGGCCATGGGTTGGCGGCTTTCGCTGCCTTCGCCAAAGCCGATGGCGACGGGCAGCACCCCGGCAATGGTGGAGATGGCGGTCATGAGAATCGGCCTCAGGCGCGTGGCGCCGGCTTCGACCAGGGCGTCGTGAACGTCCATGCCTTTACGCCGCAACTGGTTGGTGTAGTCGATGAGCAGGATGCCGTTTTTGGTGACCAGACCAATGAGCAGCACCAGACCGATCATGGAAAACAGGTTGAAGGTGTTGCCCATGATCCAGAGCAGCCCGAAAGCGCCGAGGAAGGACAGGGGCAGGCCCATCATGATGGCAAAGGGCTGAGAGAAACTTTCGAATTGAGCGGCCAGCACCATGTAGGTGAGCAGGATTGCCAGCAGAAAGGCGAACAGGATGTACTGGCCGGTTTCCTGAAAGGTTTCGGCGGCGCCGGAGAATTTGGTGGTGTAGCCTTCGGGGAGAATTTCGCCGGCGATGGCCATGACCTCGGGCATGGCGGCGCCAAGGACTTTGCCGCCTTCGAGGTTGGCATAGACGGTGGCTGAGCGCTGGCGGTCGAGGCGGTTGATAACGCTGGGGCCGACACCTTCCTCGATGCTGGCGAAATTGCTGATGTCGCGCAGCGTGCCGTCGCCGCCGCGAAGGAAAATGCGTTCGATGTCGGTGGGCAGCACGCGTTGTTCGGCCAGCAGGCGCAGACGTACGTCGTAACTGCGACCGCCTTCGCGATAGGTCGCGACGTCGACGCCGCCGAGCAGCGCACCGACGGCGGTGGCAATGTCGCGCGCGCTGATACCGGCTTCAGCGGCCTTTTCCCGGTCGATGCGCACCCGCACTTCGGGTTTTCCGATTTCCAGGTCGCGGGTGATGCCCGAATACCCTGCGGTTTCTTCGAGACGATTCATGACCTCGCGCGATATGCGGTCAATCTCGCCGAGATCAGGGCCTTGGATGACGAACTGGATGTCCTCGTTGCGCTGACCGCCGCCCAGGGGCGAGATGGGCGTGGCGCTGCCGCGCACATCGGGCATCTGGCGCAGGATCTGGCGTACTTCGGTCTGAATCTCGCGCTGCGTGCGCTCACGTTCGCTTTTCGGCACCAGGGTGACGAAGGCGGTGGCGCGGTTGGCACCGCCCCAACCGGTGAAGCTAAAGAAATGGCTGATCTCGGGAATTTCGCGCATGCGCTCTTCGGCCCGCTGCATGACCTCGTCGGTCTTGTCGACGGCGTAGGACAGGGGCGTTTGCAGGCGCACCACGAAGCGGCTCTGATCCTCTTCGGTGATGAATTCCTTGCCGAGGATGTTGAACATCCAGCCACCGGCGACCAGGGCGACCAGGGCCATCAGCATCACCAGCACCCGATGGGCGAGAAAGCGGCGCATCCAGCGCCGGTAAAAATCCGCCGCCCAGGCCATGACGCGATCGAATACACGGAAAACCTGCAGGTTGGGCGACCCGCGCTTGAGGAAACGCGAACTGAGCATGGGCACCAGGGTCAGGGCGACAAAGGTCGAGCAGGCGATGGCAAAGGCCACGGTGACGGAGAATTCAAAGAAGAAGCGGCCGATCATTCCGCCCATGAAGGCGACTGGAAGAAAAACGCCGGCCATGGCCAGGGTCGTGGAGATGATGGCGAAGCCGATCTCCTTTGAGCCATCGTATGCGGCGAGCATCGGCCCTTTGTCCAAGGCCGTGCGGTGGCGGAAGATGTTTTCCACCATGACAATGGCGTCGTCGATGACCAGACCCACCGCAAGCACCAGGGCGAGCATGCTCATGTTGTTCATGGTAAAGCCCATGGCGTACATGCAGGCGAAGGTGGCAATGATAGAGGTCGGTATGGCGATGGCGCTGATGATGGTGGTGCGGATGTTCTGCAAAAACAGTAGGATGACAAACGCCGCGGCGAGTCCGCCGAGCACCAGTTGAAATTTAATCTCGTCGATGGATTGCTCGATGAAGCGCGTGGTGTCGGTGGCCACATGAATGGCCATGCCCTCGGGCAGTCCGGCGCGGATTTCGGGCAGCAGGGCGCGCACCTCGCGGGCGATGGCCACCTCGTTGGCGCCCGAGCGCGGGGTGATGCCCAGGGCTGCGGTACGCTCGACGCCATCACGATTGGTGAAGCGTCCCGCTGGACGGTCTTCGGTGCGGCCTGCTTCGGCGTAGCCGAGTTGGCCGAGACGCACCGGGGTGCCGCCGCGATGAGCGACAATGACGTTGTTGAATTCCTCGGGCGTTTCGAATTCGCCGACGGTGCGAATCAAAAATTCTTTTTCGGCCGATTCGATCTTGCCGCCCGGCACTTCCACATGCTGGCGGCGAATGGCATCGATCACTTCGTCGACGCCGATGCCGTAAGCCGCCAATCGCTCGCGCAGAAGGCGGACATGAACCTGTTTTTCGCGGGCGCCGCCAAGGCGCACCTCGCCCACGCCGTCGATTTTCTGCAGGATCGGGCGTACCTGCTCGTTGGCCAACAGGGTCAGATCCTCGATGGCGCGCTGGCCCGTTACCGCCAGCCACATGATGGGCTGGGCGTTGATGTCGAGCTTGTCCACCACCGGCACGTCGGCATCGCTCGGCAGGCGCCGCAGGCGCGCGGAGACCTTGTCGCGCACCTCCTGGGCGGCGATATCGAGATCCTTGTGCAACTCGAATTCCACGGTAATCCGTGAACGGCCTTCCATGCTCTGCGAGATAATGTGCTTGATGCCGCTCACGCCGGCGATGGCGTCTTCGAGCTGATCGGTTATTTCATTGTCGACTTCCTCGGGGCGCGCGTTGTCCCACACCGTGGTCACGGTGACCATGGGATAGTCGACATCGGGAAACAGAGACACGCCGAGCCGCGAGAGGCCGATGAGGCCGAAAATCACCAGGGCGGCGACCAGCATGGTCGCGGTCACCGGCCGCTTGATGGAGATGTGGGACAGGAACATAAACGATCCTTTTACTGCCGGGGTGTCACGGTTTGTGGAGCGACGCGCATGCCGTCGCGCGCCGCGAACTTGCCTTCGAGGATCACCGGCGCGCCAGGCGCCAGATCGCCTTCAAGCACCTGTGCCCAATTGGCGGTGATGCGCCCCAGGCGAATCGGAACACGTCGCGCCAGGTTGTCCTCTACGGTATATACGTAGGTGTCTTCCTCGGTGCGGATGACGCTCTCCCAGGGCACAGTAAGAGCCTGCTCGAAGACGTCGGTGATCACTTCGACCCGCGCGAACATGCCGGGACTGAGCAGGCGCTCGGCGTTGTCGATCTGGGCTTTGACCTGAAAGGTGCGTGTGCTGATGTCGATCCGCGGGGCGATAAAGCTGATAACACCTTCAAACACTTGCTGCGGATAGGCGGCGACGCGCAGACTGACCCCCTGGCCGAGGGAGAGTTTGGGTTTGAGTGCCTCGGGCACCTGGAAGGAGATCTCCAGAGGGTCGAGATCGACCACGCTCACCACCGCATCGCCGGGGCGCAGGTAGTCGCCGACCCCCAGGGTGCGCGCGCCGACCACCCCGGCAAAGGGTGCGCGAATACGAGTGTCGGCCAAGCGGGTGCGTT
Proteins encoded:
- a CDS encoding efflux RND transporter permease subunit, coding for MFLSHISIKRPVTATMLVAALVIFGLIGLSRLGVSLFPDVDYPMVTVTTVWDNARPEEVDNEITDQLEDAIAGVSGIKHIISQSMEGRSRITVEFELHKDLDIAAQEVRDKVSARLRRLPSDADVPVVDKLDINAQPIMWLAVTGQRAIEDLTLLANEQVRPILQKIDGVGEVRLGGAREKQVHVRLLRERLAAYGIGVDEVIDAIRRQHVEVPGGKIESAEKEFLIRTVGEFETPEEFNNVIVAHRGGTPVRLGQLGYAEAGRTEDRPAGRFTNRDGVERTAALGITPRSGANEVAIAREVRALLPEIRAGLPEGMAIHVATDTTRFIEQSIDEIKFQLVLGGLAAAFVILLFLQNIRTTIISAIAIPTSIIATFACMYAMGFTMNNMSMLALVLAVGLVIDDAIVMVENIFRHRTALDKGPMLAAYDGSKEIGFAIISTTLAMAGVFLPVAFMGGMIGRFFFEFSVTVAFAIACSTFVALTLVPMLSSRFLKRGSPNLQVFRVFDRVMAWAADFYRRWMRRFLAHRVLVMLMALVALVAGGWMFNILGKEFITEEDQSRFVVRLQTPLSYAVDKTDEVMQRAEERMREIPEISHFFSFTGWGGANRATAFVTLVPKSERERTQREIQTEVRQILRQMPDVRGSATPISPLGGGQRNEDIQFVIQGPDLGEIDRISREVMNRLEETAGYSGITRDLEIGKPEVRVRIDREKAAEAGISARDIATAVGALLGGVDVATYREGGRSYDVRLRLLAEQRVLPTDIERIFLRGGDGTLRDISNFASIEEGVGPSVINRLDRQRSATVYANLEGGKVLGAAMPEVMAIAGEILPEGYTTKFSGAAETFQETGQYILFAFLLAILLTYMVLAAQFESFSQPFAIMMGLPLSFLGAFGLLWIMGNTFNLFSMIGLVLLIGLVTKNGILLIDYTNQLRRKGMDVHDALVEAGATRLRPILMTAISTIAGVLPVAIGFGEGSESRQPMAVAITGGLLSSTFLTLAVLPVMYSYLDQAGRWSLLEKFKGWLIARDEGEKDKPAEKGHGKRI
- a CDS encoding efflux RND transporter periplasmic adaptor subunit, whose translation is MFKTDRIRLPLLLLVAVAVLSTGCSDSDTQDVRQESPAVPVILGEAQTRRVELILEQVGTLAANQDVTLRAESEGRVVNIAFQEGREVARGDLLVQLDSERIEAAILSLQARMAELNARLHNQLRTLERNRPLVERNLISQLQFDNLETEILETRSQIDGVQANLAQERTRLADTRIRAPFAGVVGARTLGVGDYLRPGDAVVSVVDLDPLEISFQVPEALKPKLSLGQGVSLRVAAYPQQVFEGVISFIAPRIDISTRTFQVKAQIDNAERLLSPGMFARVEVITDVFEQALTVPWESVIRTEEDTYVYTVEDNLARRVPIRLGRITANWAQVLEGDLAPGAPVILEGKFAARDGMRVAPQTVTPRQ